The following proteins come from a genomic window of Rhizobium rhizoryzae:
- a CDS encoding NAD-dependent epimerase/dehydratase family protein — protein sequence MGDMIASGILVFGGSGFIGTHMTRKLASEGHSVISVDIRPPREKLDNVRYVTADVRDLSSFDPGMSVERIYNFAAIHTTPGHPNHEYYETNIAGATQITALARKLGVTNIVFTSSISVYGPGEDTKSETTPVAPQSPYGWSKWLAEGIHRTWLEEDAQRRLVIVRPAVIFGPGERGNFTRLAKLMRSGFFVYPGRRDTIKGCFYVDDLIDAIAFAESQSARYILFNGCYPDRYTLEQIIEALRTGHFHKAKTFTVPAFIVLGAARIFGLTSVLGLGIHPDRVLKLMRSTDVVPGWLEAQGQGTRGKLPSAFARWQTATGGRFD from the coding sequence ATGGGTGATATGATTGCAAGCGGCATTCTGGTGTTTGGTGGCTCCGGCTTCATTGGGACACACATGACGCGCAAGCTTGCCTCTGAAGGCCACAGCGTCATTTCGGTTGACATTCGCCCGCCCCGAGAAAAACTCGATAATGTACGCTATGTCACAGCCGATGTTCGCGATCTCTCCTCTTTTGATCCAGGCATGTCCGTTGAGCGCATTTACAATTTTGCAGCCATTCACACGACACCTGGCCATCCCAATCACGAGTATTATGAAACCAATATCGCAGGTGCAACGCAGATCACCGCCCTTGCCCGCAAGCTTGGTGTGACAAATATCGTCTTCACCAGCTCGATTTCGGTTTATGGGCCAGGCGAGGATACGAAATCCGAAACGACGCCCGTTGCGCCGCAATCGCCTTATGGCTGGTCGAAATGGCTGGCCGAAGGCATTCACCGGACCTGGCTGGAAGAAGATGCACAAAGGCGGCTGGTGATCGTGCGGCCAGCGGTAATTTTCGGGCCAGGGGAGCGAGGCAATTTTACCCGCCTTGCCAAGCTCATGCGCTCCGGTTTCTTCGTATATCCGGGGCGCAGAGATACGATCAAGGGCTGCTTCTATGTAGATGACCTGATTGACGCAATTGCCTTTGCCGAAAGCCAGTCCGCGCGATACATCCTGTTCAATGGCTGCTACCCGGACCGCTATACTCTCGAGCAGATCATCGAAGCTCTCAGGACCGGACACTTCCACAAGGCGAAAACCTTTACCGTTCCGGCCTTTATCGTTCTTGGTGCCGCAAGGATCTTCGGCCTTACATCAGTCCTGGGTCTTGGCATTCACCCGGATCGGGTGCTGAAGCTGATGCGCTCGACCGACGTTGTGCCGGGCTGGCTGGAAGCACAGGGACAGGGCACGCGCGGGAAATTGCCATCCGCCTTCGCCCGGTGGCAGACGGCAACAGGCGGGCGTTTCGACTAA